A genomic window from Haliaeetus albicilla chromosome 10, bHalAlb1.1, whole genome shotgun sequence includes:
- the GINS3 gene encoding DNA replication complex GINS protein PSF3 — translation MSEAYFPVGPGLGPEENFLSLDDILMSQEKLPGRAESSLPRLAFALGPGAGTGDSIPEGSKLEIPLWLAKGLHDSKRRIISVELPKIYKEAWRTVFSADANVVDLHKMGPYYYGFGSQLLNFDNPENPEIAQSILQTFISRFRRIMDSSQNAYNEDTSALVARLDELERALFRAGQKGLNDFQCWEKGQASQITASSLVQNYGKRKFTDMDG, via the exons ATGTCCGAGGCGTATTTCCCTGTGGGCCCCGGGCTGGGCCCGGAGGAGAATTTCCTGTCGCTGGACGACATCCTGATGTCTCAGGAGAAGCTGCCGGGCCGCGCCGAGAGCAGCCTGCCGCGCCTGGCTTTCGCGCTGGGCCCGGGGGCCGGCACCGGCGACTCCATCCCTGAG GGATCAAAGCTGGAAATACCTCTGTGGCTTGCTAAAGGTCTACATGACAGCAAAAGAAGAATCATTTCTGTGGAACTGCCAAAGATTTACAAGGAAGCCTGGAGGACAGTGTTCAGTGCTGATGCCAACGTGGTTGATCTGCATAAGATGGGGCCATACTACTATGGATTTGGCTCCCAGCTCTTGAATTTTGACAATCCAGAGAATCCTGAGATAGCTCAGAGTATCCTGCAG ACATTTATTAGCCGTTTTCGTCGTATCATGGACTCCTCTCAGAATGCCTACAACGAGGACACATCAGCACTGGTGGCTCGGCTGGATGAATTGGAGCGAGCCTTATTTCGAGCTGGCCAGAAAGGGCTGAATGACTTCCAGTGCTGGGAAAAGGGACAGGCTTCTCAAATCACAGCTTCCAGTCTGGTCCAGAATTATGGGAAAAGAAAGTTCACAGATATGGATGGTTAA